AATACGAATTACAATAACAGAAACAACGGACATTTTTGATCAAATAACTTTACGAAACCGAATAATTTTATGCGAACAAATAATTACCCACGAACAGATAACTTTTCACAACCAAATAATACTAACAGGCCAGTAATAAAATGCTATAATTGTAATGGAAATCATTATGCATCGCAGTGTAGAAACAATCCAAGGACTAACTATGCAAATAACAGTAGCAACAACCGTCCACCTAATAGAAACAATTTTACGCAACCACCAACGatctataatatacaagtagcaACATGTACATATTGCAATCGAAACGGGCATAATATTAATGCATGTTACAAAAAACGAAACAATGAAAGTAGACACGACAATAACTCGGGAAACGCCAACGTATCGAACGAAGGGCGCGGTACTCGTTCGATAAACCAGATTATCGCAGAACAACCAATGCACGATGCTACCACATCGTTGCAACTATAGAAaataaccatatattatttaactcgtCCGctgctaaaacaaaaaaactacacTTAATGATAGATAGTTAGGTAGGATAGACAGGTAGTCAGGTGAACATACTGGTGCGGACCTAAGGGGTGCCGCGTGGGTGAGGTGAAGTGAGGTGAccaagtttataaaaaaaaaaaaaacacaactttTGAATGTGATGGTTAActttattgaacaaataaaacaagGCGATTATGGCTAGGGTTATTAGCCCTGTCGGTAACCGTTACGAaagagaaaagaaaaaaaaagtgcgGGTCGTCGAAAACTGGTCCGTCATTGCAATCCGGTTCACCAAACGCCCGGCCGACGATTCCTGGCGCGGGTGTCGCGCACCGGCATCGTCCGTTGTCgtggcggtttgtttgagaagcgcggcgtggctttccgcgtaaaaagctatttgaattcaaacagctattacgcgggaccgcatcaatactcaaaataaattgcttgCGCGAAGATTTAGAAGTAGACGAAACTCAAAGAATAAATTTACGAGGGATAAACGAGGACCTCATTCAAACCATAGGGAAATTAATAATACCGATAGAATTAAGGGGCCGCTACACCAAAACCAGAACATGTGCAACGCTCAAGAGATAGCGTTGTGCGCCGTACTGCCGCCGTTGTGGCAGGTCGTAACCACGCCCATTATCGCCGTGCCTGGGCCCACGCGCTGTAGTTTCGGGAGAGGCGCATTATTATTCCACCGACGTTCAAGTTGAAAGATTCGCGTCGTTGCGTATATTTTGTGGAGCTGTTTCCTAAGCGCAAGGCACGCTAGCTCCTTGCTTTGCGCTCAAAATCTACCATTTGATTAATGCGCCTCTTTAATTTAATACGTATGGTACCAATACAAACGGCACAACCTATTTCACATAACATGACAcgatttatattacttatctattagtaatttaaaagtatttatattagtaatatagtaaataataatgtacgaaACGGTGAAAAGTTATACAAgtactatttttaattcattttgaattacaaacaataaatcattaattttaccTGCAATCAACTATCAACGCGTAATTAAATCGAATGTTTATTGGAATTTATATACaactcaatataaaaatatttgacgcCCTCACGATGCCCTATCACagcaccaatataatatataaaaaaaagaaaatataatatatatgtatatatatatatacataatgtacaactcaacataaaaatatttgacgCCCTCACGATGCCCTATCACagcaccaatataatatataaaaaaaaagaaaatataatatatatgtacatatatatatatatatatatatacacaacacctacctgtataattaattttattattctactcTATTTGcaccattatttttatcaatgtaAATCCTTGTAATTTGCtgtaattgtttgtaaataattttatgcgttaacaattgtaaaaatgtcaaaactgttattatattcTCAATGAGTTTGATGATCATGTATGTCAGGAAcactttgtaataaaaaaaaaaacataaaatatcacataacattatttattaaacaatttaagttttttttttctatcaactCTTTTTGTGCTTCAATTATATAATCAGGATTTCTAATCAGCATATTTCTAGGATATCTTGGATCAATGAGCTCTGGcagtaaacaattataataaaactgacttaattttgataacattttttcgtTCCAAAATATTTCATCTTTGAAAATTTTTTCTGTCTTCAATCCTTTTTTTGTCCAGAatgcaataatacaatattctctTTGGGTTATATATAATTGACCTTGTACTTGTGCATAATATTTgtggattttatttatttctgtaGCCACGCCTTCTTTATCTTTTttccaaaatgtaattttaccatttttaatgCCTTCATCTGGTGTCATATTTTCTGAAGATGATGGGCATTTGATTTCCAAAATTCCATCATTTCCAATCAAACCATCGGGCGTTgcacctaaataaaaatattctggaTGAATAAATAAGCCACAttctgtaattttaatttttaattctttttcaaCTTGACATTTGGCGATTGACTCATGTTGTCGGCCATATTCCATTGCTGGAGTGTTAGTATTTGAATATATGAGAGATTTTATAGTGTTTCCACAACCTGTATGAGGACGAAGTCCAATTATTTGTCCAAAGTTCGAAGCTGTTATTAATTTTCGTCGAGTTTCTATCCAAAGGTTTGAATTGAATTGATTTCGTGTCTCTTTTTCAATGTACTCACGCTTTTCTGCCaattcttttaataattttaaaaattgtttctttTCTTCAGAATATTCATTTTCATCCATATCTGGTTTTTCGGCACCCTCACCATATGAAGAGTTTATTTTTTgatcatcaaataatttttttttaaaccgttTGTTTTGTCGACGGTGCTCATTCTGACGTtcttgtttttgtaatttacgttgttcatataatattgaatgCATTTTTGGGTTTggacttattttattaattactttgtaCATTGAATATATCGGCCTTCTAGAATTTTTCGCAACGGTTGCTGCATAACATCTGCCAACATACGACCTTTTCAATGCATAATTTACACGTTTACCTCCAATGACTTTGGCAATAATCGAATTATACGATTCAACAATATTACTATCTACATCTTGCATTAAGCTTTTACTATGTCTACCTAACTGCCGTATAATACTATTCATATTTACATAAAAGTCGTTGTCAGTATGctgtattttttctaataaatttatatcttcTTTTGGTTTGTCACAAAAATACGAAGCACAGTTTGAATGATTACCAAAAACatgatttattgaattataaatatcgtTTCGTAAATCATTTATGGAATGGCAATTCGATTTACGATATTGGATGGCTTTTATGATTCCTTTTCGTATTCTTAAAATTCGCGAACTTAATAGTTTTCTATGTACTAATTGTCCTGATTGTTTTTTAGTGGTTAGCTCTCTTAGTTTGTTACATACATTTCGAAGGAGGTGATTACGACATTCTACCTTTTCgacagttatatttttgtacGGTCTTGCATCAagtatttttttgtacacaCTACTGTCGCCGTCTGCTATAAGTTTATGGTATCTCAATCCATACATTTCTTCACTTTTTCGAAATCCTTCCACTACTATTGAAGTTTCCATACCCGCTGAACTGTCATTCATACTCCAATTTTTCCAACATTCGTGTTTTTTcggttcatttttatttttagcgcACATGCAGCAAAACTTATTCCGAATCcccaaaaaaattacttttttggtGCGATAACCAATTATAGCTGCCTAAAAAACGAACAAAATGTTTAGTCTAACTGAAAACTTacagaatctaaaagaaaaacTTACCGTTCCAGACAACGAATTGTACATCGTTCTATAGGATCTCTTACACCAACTACCATCGGTCACCACAGCTATAAGAGGTACACCATCTATGTCAACATCACCCGCCTCAATAGCTAAACGTGCTTCTTCTTTAGCTGCAGTGTACATAGTTTGTGTTGCAGCTTCTTCGAACTTTTCACATACAATATCATGttctttattatatgtattattattcattgtggGAATCTCTAATGTTGTCataatttcttttatttgtCCATATCCACCACCAGTGTTAACAATTCCAATTACAGCtgctgtattgattttaatcatatttgatTTTTCATCTTCGGTttcaataacacattttttattacacatttgaCATTTGAAGTTAAACGATGACATAAATCCATGTCTACGCTCACTTTCAAGTAGCATATCTTTGAAGGAACATGAGAACGGTGTATGATCAATTTCTtggatttgttttataaaatgcagTAAGTTAATTATTCGTCTACCAGTTATTTCAGATGAATGAGATGGTGTTGGTTTTATAGGTGACTCGCTTGTGATTAAAAaggtattttcaaaaataccacTGTCATCAGGCATTTCAGATGAGTTATAAACACTATTTTGATCATTATAAGGTTCTtcggaaaatgctaatatgtcATTGTTCTCGGAAATAATTGCTGTGTGttcattatcaataatatttgtttgcgGTTCAAATGAAGTTTCTTCCGGTACTAAACGTCTTGTATCTTTCccactaaacaatattattttaataaaaataaaaattgtataagtagcatttaatattaattatatacgaataggtacctatatctgtTTTTCCAACGCATTTCAAGATTCGTTGAAGATTTTTGTGGTTTAATACGTTTTTTAGACATAAAGCCTCTTGTCTTTTTGCAATGCTTATTATTAACCATatcctaataataaataaataatcatagagaaatcataaaaaaaggaatttatttttacagtactttatagttttaaaataataaagtgttagagtcgtagaaacttgaaacatttaCCAGTTGTTAAGATTGGCATTTtctttatatgatattaatttcaaaacatttcactaatttttaatctatttatagacatttgaaatatttgattttttaaatgttgataaaaaaaatttactgagATAAAATACTTGTAAATTGGATACGGTTGGTCTTactgtaatttaaaacttattgaaTAAcgtaggcataatttttttttataaacatttgtagttcaaatattgttaaaattcgtcaaatttatgaatatttgataactataaaaatttataaaaatgtaattatcaaaagctaagaattgaaaatgtaataataaaaaagtttgagGGTTActcaattaaaacaattttaagagtgtttaaagttttaattttcatgaaatcaaaatattcaagggtaaaaaaatgattttttatcaaaggaatttgaatttttgttataattcaaaaagtacCTAACCATGCAGTATGCAACCACCAACCCgttcttattataaattaaatacttgtaataaaataaaatataaaacaatatttaaatataatatatatcctaGACTGATAGGTATCATTGTATAAAGATTgtataaagaaaaacatatgGATAACCTTCTGTTAAATTTTTGAACCTTAGGTATAAAAAGTggaaaagtggatgtcgctctgctgtacattagggcGCCGGGGTGGAACTCGGACTagagtaatttaaatttgaatgcaatgataggtatcattgtatacgaaaaacaattctgaacgAAGATGatttgtcagtctaggatatattatttttaaatattgtaatatattctattttgaaacaagtattttatttttcaattaggaCGCATTTGCATACGGTATGGTTAATCAATATTTCCAAAATCATTGCATGCATGTAGTTATCataataccttatattattatagatatacctacctgGTATACCACAGCTTGATTGCAGATATCTGATACATATTATCTACAATCGTGGTacaaaatatctacaaatatCTACAAATTCGTGACAATTTAAACActcgtaaaatttttttaattgaataatcatcaattttttttataatcattctaAGCTCAACTTATGGACAAcctagtattaaattttaaattcttaacttttaataaaaaattgtttatacatttttaactatagaaTAATTAgcaaatattcataattttgacTATTTTCGTCAATATTAGCACttataaacgcttataaaataaaattgtgccaatgtatttttataatttttgaatgggaGTTAGAACAACTTATGTGGACCctactattaaattttcaagtattttgtcccagctaaattatttttaccaacatttatacaaaaaaaaaatcaaaaaaaatcgattatttcaaatgcctataaatagattaaaaattagtgaaatattttgaaaataaaactatataaagaaaatgtaaatttaaacaactggtaaaattttcaagtttctacgacttatactttttgaataataacaaatatcaaaaatcgtttGAGGCTAAACCGTTATTTAACgcgattttgtaaaaatttaaatttcaaacacttCTAAAAATTTTTTGTCTTAGTCCGGTAgagttttttttacagatatttaaagaaaaacttatggagaaccttttaccaaattttaaaaacttagttataaaagaaaaaaattttacgatttttcaaCCACAAAATTACTTgcaaattttcttaattttgacACATTTcgtataaatttgaactttaagcacgtataaaaaaaaattgtgactaacgATTTTAGATTTTCTATTATCACTATGAGAACaacttataagaaatcttgtattaaattttcaaaattatctagccaaccaacatttttttatcgttatttaaaaaaaaaatacttagaaaaatttaaaatttcaattgtctatatatagctcaaaaaaagtcaaaaccctttgatttaattgaatttaaccCTGTATAAACaacgctaatataaacatttgttgaaaatttcaagtacttacagtaattattttttgagttacagtaaaattaaattttaatttttgtcaaaaattggttttgcgtaaaaattacagtttttccgttatttttttagcgtttttcTTGACACTTTTGgtaactattggaaattttttattttagacctGTATAATGCACCAAGGATATCCAATTTTCTACCAAAAACCATGCCTGACTTtaaaaatccaatcattatttcgagTACTTTCTGTACGCAGgccacagacacaaaaaaaaacacacattgtaaaatcaatacattcataatttcgttcaaaatctaaaataaggaaaaacgcGAATTTTTATGCAACACCAGTTTTCTAAGCTAtcaatttactttttttggtctaactaaaaaaaaataccacacgtaaacaccatacaatttttataagatcaaatatttgaaatttgaaattaaaacgactgtaaaaataattattgttcttatatattttagagaTTTTTCGATTAGGTACAGTATAAACtttttatgagaatccttgatTTAAATTCTCAATTCTCGTAAGTTAACTATATTTCTCATCggacgatttttttattattcgaataaaaatatcaaatagttgtagttatacatttttcccGTAGCACATGgtatattcaaaaatcaaatacaaagaGTGGTCGACCGGGAATTATCCTGATTTCTAGGGCCACTTGTATgtctgtatacaatttaaatttaacatttaattttaagaatatataattatataatactataatggtaTACTTACTTTTTCTAGTAGgtaacttacaaattatttttgtaaatacaaataacttaagtacctacttagagTACagtagttcaaaaaaataacacggAACACTAGTTATTCGTAGGCATACAGTACGACATAAAAGTAGATAGTAGGTACTTCTAAATAACTGTGCAATGTTTCAAATACGTTGActagtttgatattatttttttcgtagtATTGCAATAATTGCatgtatcattaaaatataataataaaccaaattatgtttatattagattttaaaaataaccgaGTACGATAGACCAACACAGATAAGGATATTCTACTAATTCTAGACGCGTGACGCGGGTATAATATTAGTTTGGCTCTCGGTGTGTAGAGTGGGGGATTCGAGTAATCGAGTTCAGTCACTGTCGGAATTGACATTCAACTTCATAAGTAGGCAGCAGCACTTGTCGgaggaatatttttcaatttagtgtaaaaagatattattgtatttccatAATTACGCTACTTAGAGACATTTTATGCTTAAAATATATCTGAACAAAATTAAAGATTAGAAGTTAAACTGTGATTTGGCCGgatgattttttaaaagaacAATTCCACTTCATTTCTCAGCagagtgaaataaataaaataataaaacttaattaatatgttattaattaagattttaatattttagaaaatcatcCGGTAGAAGCATAATAGACTCATCAAGAATTCCAtatcttttttcaaaattagaatCGGACTTCGTTAACACCTTTAAAACAAGGAAATGCAAAGCACCTATAacgcatataaaaataatagtgttgCGGCCCCTTAAACGGAAAAAATATCAGTGCAGAATTTCATATAGTAGGAACACGATTTCCAATTCCCAAGGACGGTATTCTAGGAAACGAGTTTCTCTCaactaataatgtaatagtagATGTAGCGAATAACAAGTTGATTATCCAAACGACCTCCCATTCACCAACAGTGATTAATGAGATCGTAGAAGAAACCAGTTCTATCAAATTAAAACCACAAACTGAAACTATTATAGGAATTTTGATTGCCGAcccattatttgaaaataagaaTATTCTAATACACAAACAACAATTAGTAAAGGATGTGTTTTGTAGTAATACAGTATCCATCGTTAGCAACGGTAGGGCAACAGATATGGGTTAAtatgctagacaccctaaaaagacggtggctatatggTTTGCAtaaaagcccgaaatgttttgaattttttttcacgttattaaatacttaattttgcgttttcggcgacagttatgaacgctgtccgctatccgacaaagttggattgcctacccgcaccactgaggtgactgacctgctagacaccctaaaaagacggtggctatatgatttgcatggacgcccgcaatgttttacattttttttttcacgtaatttgcctacccggataactgaggtgactgacctgctagacaccaaaaaaatcgcggcggctatatgatttttttacggaatttcgaatttccAGCTTCATAACCCGGGCTACCACGTCGAACCGCGGTGGTCCTAAccttatcaccagacctccttATCACACACTAACTGGCTCGAGACCGTCGACCAGATCAAAAGACCACTGCAGCTTCCGACATCGGTTAATACTCTTCGCCAAATAAAAAGacgacggctatatgattttcatggacccccaaaatgtattacaatttttttgacttaattttacgttttcggcgacagttatgaacgctgtccAAGATTCGACGCaatcggattgcatacctgatgacgtgacccggccgtcgtaCATTGTCCGCCCAGTAgtctacccttattactacggtgaacttcattcgaggtgactgacgtgctagacacccataaaaagacggcggATATATGATTTCATGtcccccgaaatgttttgaatttttttcacgtaatttatttgtgttttctTTGACAGTCATGAACGCTGTCGGCGATTCGACGCTgttggattgcatacctgacgacgtgaaccggccgtcgcacattgtccgctatccgatgGAGTCAGATAGCCTACCCTAATATGTTAtaactacggcgaacgtcatacGTGGTGACTGATctgctagacactcaaaaaaagaCAGCTGCTATATCCATGACACCCGaaatgatttacatttttttttcacgtaatttattacttaatttgcgGTTTTTGCAGCAGTAATAaacgttgcatacctgttgccgagacatataagtccaacgtcgaggtaggtgactgacctgctagaccccaaataaatcgaggtggctatGTAATTAGTTGGACCgtccgaaatatttgaattttattacttgatttggcgtttttgacggcagtaaaaaacttacagaTTTGAACTTTGACCATAAAGCATCTACAATAACAAAGAATGTTTCAGATCTGAATTTATCAAGTGGTTCTAATAAACTATCGTTACTACAGGTTTCTCCGACTATTCGTTTTGCTGTTATCTTTCTTTTAACTTCCAAACATGGTTCAATATTCCATTTATAAGCAAGGCTTTTTGCTTGTTGTTCAATCTGACTAAATACAGAATTTTTATTGTCTCTGGATCTCAATGTTATAATTTGCTCTAAAGCCCGATCAATAAATATAACAgcttgaaaaaaatcaatattagcTGACTGTAAATACTTGGATACTGGTGaagtaatatcaaaaatatttttaaaaaccacaagcattaaaatgaatttaaattttttagttttttttactaaacttttggccatattttttgtgtttgaatCATTATCTTTTTGTAATTCTTCTAATGCTGCTAAAATTGCAGGAAACgttaataaaatcatttgtatAGCTGAACTGTGCGATGACCAACGAGTAGTTGACAACATTTTGAATCTGAGGGGCCTTTGTTCTGGTATCAGTTCTACTTGTTTGATTTTGAATAAAGCATTTCTTTTTCTAGCACCAAAGTATGAGTACAAACATTCTAAAACACCAAAACAATTTATTGCATCCTTGCAAGAACTACATGTATCAACAATAACTAGGTTTAGTTGATGTGCATTGCACCAAATATATATTGCTCTTGGTACTTATTTCTGTATTAATGTATGTAAACCATTTATTTGTCCTTTCATAACATTTGCACCATCATATGATTGACCAATAAGCAATGTACGCCAATCAATGTTGTACGAATCACACATTTCGGTAAACAAATCGTAGAGACCTTTTGCGGTTGCATCTTCAGCTAGAGAAACAGCTATAAGGTTTTCGTGAATATTACCTTCATTGTCACAATAACGCGCAATCATAACCAATTGATCAGTCTTAGCTATATCTGTTGATGTGTCCATAATTATTGACATATATCCAGATTTGCGAAGATTGTCAAGTATAGAGACTCGTACTTCTTCAGCAAGGCATTGcagcataatattttgattagttttacttagaaaatataatctacttttttttatggaatttttaaattgttctaaATAAGTCGCTAAAATTACATTATGTTTTGCAATAACATGAGCAAGATCAACAAAATTACCTCGATTTtgacttaatttattttcatcatgTCCACGAAGTGCAATACAATGCCTGGCCAAGTATAATGTAACATCTCTCATTAGAATTTTAACTACTTCTCTATTGTGCattatttgttcattattaccttgtttaatttgttcaaaaacTGAATACTTGGAAATATATGTTACTCTGTTAATTGCCGCTTGTCTATGCGCTGTTGAATCTTCATGTGATGATATTCGACGTTGTCCGTGTACCCAATCATTAACCCCATGTACTGTCCATCGCTTATCCTGATCACAATGGATTCCATGCAAGATACACCAAATGCAGTACATCCTATCTTTCGATACAGAATATGACAACCATCTCCGATTTAAAATTCCCATTATcttatcatttttgttaaacCATTCTGGTAGAAATGATCGGTTAGTTTTTGTtgattttggaaaattgtaatttataatttggcaAGGACCTAGTTTTATTACATAACAAAGAACTTCAGGAGTAATTTGTTGGTTCACCAAATTAGCTGGGTCATTGCAATtgtaattgattaataattttcctTCTAGATATTCTATAGGTGGACCATTTTTatctaaacaaaaatgtttattattataagatgggaaaattaaaaatgcattattacatAAGGTGCTTTAGgagcaataaaa
This genomic window from Metopolophium dirhodum isolate CAU chromosome 1, ASM1992520v1, whole genome shotgun sequence contains:
- the LOC132935993 gene encoding uncharacterized protein LOC132935993 is translated as MNDSSAGMETSIVVEGFRKSEEMYGLRYHKLIADGDSSVYKKILDARPYKNITVEKVECRNHLLRNVCNKLRELTTKKQSGQLVHRKLLSSRILRIRKGIIKAIQYRKSNCHSINDLRNDIYNSINHVFGNHSNCASYFCDKPKEDINLLEKIQHTDNDFYVNMNSIIRQLGRHSKSLMQDVDSNIVESYNSIIAKVIGGKRVNYALKRSYVGRCYAATVAKNSRRPIYSMYKVINKISPNPKMHSILYEQRKLQKQERQNEHRRQNKRFKKKLFDDQKINSSYGEGAEKPDMDENEYSEEKKQFLKLLKELAEKREYIEKETRNQFNSNLWIETRRKLITASNFGQIIGLRPHTGCGNTIKSLIYSNTNTPAMEYGRQHESIAKCQVEKELKIKITECGLFIHPEYFYLGATPDGLIGNDGILEIKCPSSSENMTPDEGIKNGKITFWKKDKEGVATEINKIHKYYAQVQGQLYITQREYCIIAFWTKKGLKTEKIFKDEIFWNEKMLSKLSQFYYNCLLPELIDPRYPRNMLIRNPDYIIEAQKELIEKKNLNCLINNVM